Proteins from one Elephas maximus indicus isolate mEleMax1 chromosome 12, mEleMax1 primary haplotype, whole genome shotgun sequence genomic window:
- the IL21R gene encoding interleukin-21 receptor: protein MLRGWATPFLLLMLQGAWGCSDLACYTDYLQTVTCVLETWSLHPRVLTLTWQDLYRELEDEVISCSLHLSSHNATHAWYTCHMDVSCFMADDLFTVNMTDQSGKHSQECGTFILADSIKPSPPFNVTVAFSEQYNISWSSDYDDPGSSALKGKLQYELQYRNRDNPRALSPGRKLVSVDLKSVSLLPLEFQKGSSYEVQVRAGPQPGSSFQGTWSEWSDPAVFQTQPDETEGGTRGLRSSLPYILATTILVFLGLGYRQTRRLWKEVWVQVPSPEQFFQPLYDSHSGDFKKWVSVPFTLSSLELYPGTPGAPSTLEVWSCCPSQSPGKGPVPTEPLEPADVLEADGMPEPSSWGPTPSAAGSLDGSTYSEERDRPYGLVSIDTVTVVDAEGPCTWACSCGDNGYPALNLDAGLEPGLATEDQLLGTGTTVLSCGCVSVGSPARLGAPLGSLPDRLNLPLKATGGWAPGPPWGGGLPSGVFDSEAGSPPAALDMDTFDSGFSGSDCGSPLECGFTSPRDEEPPRSYLRQWVVMAPPPSGPVSQAS from the exons ATGCTGCGTGGTTGGGCCACCCCATTCCTGTTGCTGATGCTTCAAGGTG CCTGGGGCTGTTCAGATCTTGCCTGCTACACTGACTACCTCCAGACGGTCACCTGCGTCCTGGAGACCTGGAGCCTCCACCCCCGCGTGCTCACCCTTACCTG GCAAGACCTGTACAGAGAACTGGAAGATGAAGTCATCTCCTGCAGCCTCCACCTGTCCAGCCACAACGCCACGCACGCATGGTACACCTGCCACATGGATGTGTCCTGCTTCATGGCCGACGACCTTTTCACTGTCAACATGACAGACCAGTCTGGCAAACACTCCCAGGAGTGTGGCACCTTTATCCTGGCTGACAGCA TCAAGCCGTCTCCCCCTTTCAATGTAACTGTGGCCTTCTCGGAACAGTATAACATCTCCTGGAGCTCCGATTACGATGACCCTGGCTCCTCTGCACTGAAGGGGAAGCTTCAATATGAGCTGCAGTACAGGAACCGGGACAACCCCCGGGCTCTG AGTCCGGGGAGAAAGCTGGTCTCTGTGGACTTGAAAAgtgtctctctccttcccctggaGTTCCAGAAAGGCTCAAGCTACGAGGTGCAGGTACGGGCAGGGCCCCAGCCTGGATCCTCCTTCCAGGGAACCTGGAGCGAGTGGAGTGACCCAGCCGTCTTTCAGACCCAGCCAGATG AGACAGAGGGAGGGACCAGAGGACTGCGCTCTTCCCTGCCTTACATCCTTGCAACCACTATCCTTGTCTTCTTGGGCCTGGGGTACCGCCAGACTCGGAG GCTGTGGAAGGAAGTGTGGGTGCAGGTGCCCAGCCCAGAACAGTTCTTTCAGCCCCTGTACGACAGCCACAGCGGGGACTTCAAG aaATGGGTGAGTGTGCCCTTCACTCTCTCTAGTCTGGAGCTCTACCCTGGGACCCCGGGGGCACCTTCTACCCTGGAGGTGTGGAGTTGCTGCCCGTCACAGAGTCCAGGCAAGGGGCCAGTGCCCACAGAACCACTGGAGCCTGCAGATGTCCTGGAAGCTGATGGGATGCCTGAGCCGAGCTCCTGGGGTCCAACCCCATCTGCGGCCGGCAGCTTGGACGGCTCCACTTACAGTGAGGAGAGGGACCGGCCATATGGCCTGGTGTCCATCGACACAGTGACCGTGGTGGATGCAGAGGGGCCGTGCACCTGGGCCTGCAGCTGTGGGGACAACGGCTACCCAGCCCTGAACCTGGATGCTGGCCTGGAGCCTGGCCTGGCCACTGAGGACCAGCTCTTGGGCACAGGGACCACAGTCCTCTCCTGTGGCTGCGTCTCGGTTGGCAGCCCTGCCAGGCTCGGAGCCCCCCTGGGCAGCCTCCCGGACAGGCTAAACCTGCCCCTGAAAGCCACAGGGGGCTGGGCCCCCGGGCCACCATGGGGTGGTGGGCTGCCCAGTGGCGTCTTTGACAGCGAGGCGGGCTCGCCCCCGGCCGCCCTGGACATGGACACATTTGACAGTGGCTTCTCGGGCTCTGACTGCGGTAGCCCTCTGGAGTGTGGCTTCACCAGCCCCAGGGACGAGGAGCCTCCCAGAAGCTACTTGCGCCAgtgggtggtcatggcccctccACCTTCAGGCCCGGTGTCCCAGGCCAGCTAG